Proteins encoded together in one Ferroglobus placidus DSM 10642 window:
- a CDS encoding DNA-directed RNA polymerase subunit K, protein MKKLFPFEYTRFEKARIIGARALQIAMGAPVLIETDKTDPLEIAKEEFERGVIPITVKRRRSAFVWLQRYDLF, encoded by the coding sequence GTGAAAAAGCTGTTTCCGTTTGAATACACGAGGTTCGAAAAGGCAAGAATTATCGGAGCGAGGGCTTTACAAATAGCTATGGGCGCTCCCGTTTTAATCGAAACCGACAAAACCGATCCTCTCGAAATTGCTAAGGAGGAATTTGAAAGGGGAGTTATCCCGATAACCGTTAAAAGGAGGAGGAGTGCTTTTGTCTGGCTGCAGAGATACGACTTAT
- a CDS encoding DNA-directed RNA polymerase subunit N — protein sequence MFPVRCFTCGAVIAHKWEEYKRLLSEGKSPREALDSLGIERYCCRRMFFTHKSVVEELARYRGVISFEEEGP from the coding sequence ATGTTTCCCGTAAGGTGCTTCACCTGCGGAGCCGTAATAGCTCATAAGTGGGAGGAGTATAAGAGGCTGCTTTCCGAAGGTAAGTCGCCGAGGGAGGCTTTAGACTCTCTCGGCATCGAGAGGTATTGTTGCAGGAGGATGTTCTTCACCCACAAATCGGTTGTTGAGGAGCTGGCGAGGTATAGAGGAGTTATAAGCTTCGAAGAGGAGGGGCCGTAG